The Zygotorulaspora mrakii chromosome 4, complete sequence nucleotide sequence TGGTGAGTTTTATCCTTTCCTTTACTCTCCCCAAAATCGCCCTGAATGAAAGAGTTTCTATAAGCTCAACGTTTTGCAACTGCTGCTTCATGTATGTGTACTTGGAAATAAATGCTAATAGTTGTAAAGACCAAATTACGTCGTCCTGTTTCGGAACTATTCTTCCCAGGAAAAAGTCCCTCGGAATGGTTATGGATAGCTGATGatcatcttcctcgtcCAGCTGGAAATAACAATCTTCGTTGGGCTCTTTGTCCGCCAATGTTTCCTCGCTATCATTATGGTGCTTACAGCTGTGAATAGCGTCATCACGAGAATTTCCTGCATTTTTGTGATGACACTTTGAATCAGAGCACCagatatcaacaaaatctGACGGAAGTGTCATTGATGGTCTTGATAATTCCTCATAAACAAAATCCTTATCATTCGATAATCTAAGTGGTTCCCGTCCAGTAATATATTCGATGTATTCTTCATAAGTTTCACTCGAGTCCTTGCGAAGCTTTAAATAAGATTCTTCAGTTTCCAATGAAGGCAGATCTATATCGAGTTGAGCTCCGGTAAAATGATCGTAATTCTTATGATAAATTAAATAATTATCAAGCTCAGTTGCCAATAACGGCACTACTCCTGATGATACCACTTTTTTCCTTATCTGTTCAGTGCCTCTCGTACCGGTAAGTACCAGGCATTGAAATGCTAAAGTCCATTTCCATGCACACAttgccaaatttttctgtcTCCAGATCATTTCTGCATGTTTGTGCTTGCTTACATGTTTCAAATCATGTCCTAGAAGCTGGAACAGCGGTATATAGCAACCATGTAATATCGAGACGAGCCTTTCCAACGCACCATCGCTCGCTAAGGTTTCTCTGACTTTTTCGGAGTTCGAAGTCAAATAAGTCAAATGATTTAGAGAGTTTATTAGAGGAATGTTCGAGTCCACATCCAAAGCTCTACGATCGTAAACTGTTGGTGTGATCGTAACTACGGGTCTATTCCCCAGTACAGATCTATGATTTGAGTCCCTCATAAATGTATGTAAAAAGCACTACCCTCGTACTTTTTGCCGCCCTGTTGAATCTCCAGGTCTTCCAACAGTTAAATATCCTCTGTAAATCTACTGTAAAGTAATAGAAGATAAATATtaaaacaataataatatcaataaacaaacccaaaaaaaaaaaacaatgaaaTGTAAACCCAAACGAAGTCCGCTGTAATCAATCCTACCGGGACTATCTTATGCCAATCTGTATATGAAGGGTTGAATGTTATCTATAGAAACTCAACGAGAACGTAGCCATTAATCTCTTTCGGCTATTGAGAATGTTTATCTCTCGGTTTGCCACCACTAAATTctagttttttttatgttcTCCTTCAAAAAGGAGAAAGGCGAAGATAATATAGAACTACGAGAGTTTAACGAATCGAAACTACACAGAGCTCAAATACTCCTGGTCTCTCGTGCTGCTGAGATCTATCAGTTTATGTATTTATGTCGAAAAGGATTAGTCTAGCTAACACTTCTCTGACAGCCACCTGCCATTGCAGAACGCCTTAAGCCTCAAAGGAGCCGATATTTCTCGCACAACTTTCAATCGGAGGTCAAAAGCGTCATCATCTTGAAAATGACACATTGCTCATACAATATACTGCCTTGTTATACCTAGTGATTCCAAGAGTGGGAAAAACGTACAATTTTGATAAGAATTGCCCGTTACTTGCCATTTCGCGGCTATAACCCCATTACGTACGCCTGAAAGAGTATTTTTGTAACAAGGGTGCTTCCAACACTATCAAGCAATTATAAACTATGTCAAAAgtattctttccaaataacCATATGAGTAATACATGTCTGGTTGAAAGGTCATGTTACCTTTCTTTTTGTACATATATGACTTGACTTGTTCTCAGTTGTAACCTAATTATTGGGCATGTGGCGTAGTTGGTAGCGCGCTCCCTTAGCATGGGAGAGGTCTTCGGTTCGACTCCGGACTTgtccattttttttacttttctGCAAGTGGAATTCTTCACTCACCGCTCTCATGATTCGCTTTGCTGATCATTAAGCTGAATTGTTGATAGGAGCAGTTACGTATCTCCGTGAAACAACGAAGCACGCTGCTCGAGATGAAATGAGTCgattgcttcttttttcgcTTACCGATGCTTACTGTCTACTTTGCCTTTCACTCTATGTGCCGCCGGCTTGTTCTGGAATATTCGGCCTCCTGGCCCTCAGAAAAAAcatgtatttttttttgtataaAGGGTTAAAGGTAAAACCAGCTATATTACTAGAATGGTTTGGATGGTAGAAGAGCCTTAAATCAACAGTCAGAAGCTTTGGAGTGGTTTTTTGCACAAACAGCTTCCCTCAATTGATCAACGTATAATAGGAATGTCTCAACCAAAAGTATTAACCCCTGAAGTCCTATGGGCACAAAGATCAAGTGAAAGTATTCCTGAGGAGAATTATCTGCTCGTTACAATTGCAGTACCAGACTGTGAAGAACCAGAAGTTAAAGTTAGTGAAAAGACACTTGATTTTAGTGCAGTCTCGAAAGGCCATGTTGGTGACGAGCAACCACATCACTACAAACTGAAGATCAACTTTTACAAGGATGTCGATTCAAGCAAGacgttgaagaagattgCCAATGGACAGCACTATTTCTTaaagattttcaaaaaggatTTGGGAATTGAGTATTGGCCGCGTCTgactgaagaaaaagtcaAATATTCTTACATCAAAACAGATTTCAACAAGTGGGTAGATGAGGATGAGCAGAACTCGGTGCcagaagcagcagcagccGCTGGTCCAGACTTTAATGAAATGTTAATGAACGGAAACCCGGATATGGAAATGCTAAAGCAGCAATTGGCGCAAGGAGGTGGTGGAATGCCAGATCTAAGTGCTGCAGGTCTTGGCGAAGAATTAGGGGATTATGAAAacgaagaggaagaggaggaggaaAAATAAGGCTTGTCATTATCAATTATATAAAATATTGTGTCTATGTATTGTAGAAGAAGGAATTAGTTCCTACGCGCTAACCCACTTAAAATCGTCTAGGGCTTTATCACAATTCGACACGTTGGAAAGCTATGGAAGTTTTGTCTAACAACTGTGCCGCTTTCCACGACTGACCTGGTTCAAGAGTAATGAAATCGTGTACGTGACCCGGCTCCACGCAAATCATATGCTGATAACCTGACTTAGGTTCAAAATCTCCCATcgattttgatttttcaatccatGGATTCCAGACAACGGCATCTGGCAAATTAATTCGCTTTATGGTATGCAGAGCTACGCCTTTGTTGACGATCTGAATGATACGATCATCATCGACATTCTGGTAAATAAGGTCTTTCTCCTCGTGAATAGTAATAACAGGATGTTTATCGACATAAGTTTCCTTTAATAACTGATCGTAAACTTTCATGCCTACAAGGTTTGAAACAAAGGCACCTTCAACATCTTCGATTCTAAAATAGCTGTGAAACAACCAATTGAACTTCAATGAGTCAGTCTTTGATGGATTATTAACTTCAATAGATGTCTTTAAGTGCTCCAGGCCCAGTTCAACCGTCAAAATAAGGGAAAAGTCAACTGGCCATAATGCAGTCATTTCTTGGTTAGCGATCTCTGGATACAGTGCGAATTGAACTGTTGGTGGATTACTCTTGGTCTGACCTAAAAATTCCCAAGTGGAATTCCTTGCTAAACCATGTTGCGGTAATTTGCTCAATAGCTCATCAGAAGCGTTTTTACCGAAAACTGGGAAAACTAATGGAATACCACCCCTGACGGGTTTTGATCCATCCAATTTGGCACCACTAGAAAGCCACAACTGCTCGTCACCTTTTAATTTCCAACTTATAACAGTGGCACCGTATTTTAAAATTGTGGTAGAGCAGCTTGAATCATCTGGATGAGTTAAGATAACCTCGCTTTCGTTGGACTGAACAGACATCTTTATCTGGTTCCCTTGCAAATTTCTTTCCTTAAAATATCTGGTTTCGTGTTTGTTATAGTTTTCCGTTTTTTTATGCCTTGCCATCCCCGACAAAAATATAGTTTCCCTTATTGTTCATGATGCTACAAAtaaattattattattattaagATTATTTACATAAAATGCGAGGATTAACAAACATGCTAACCTTAAATTAATGATGTTATAGCTTGAGGATACGTTATTTGAAACATAGGGCTTATGGAGCTTACTctatttcctttttcttttgctgtACATTTCtatgttgaaaaatcagcGAAATAGCCGTATCCTTGACGAATGCTGACAGGAATATCTTATTTATGTCCCACCTATGACTTTTTCTTGTGAGAGTATTTTCCACAATCTCTTTGGCTTTGAGATCTTCACTAGCCAATCTAACCCATTTCCAATCGTACCTTGCAATTCTGTGTGATGTTGCTCTATTTCTTTGTCTTGAAGAGGAGTTTGGAGGTGCATCAAATGGTAATCTATCTTCGAGTAAACCATATAATATGACACCTAATGCCCAGGTATCACTTAAACGGCCATCATAGGGCACCCCCATTAAAATTTCAGGTGACACATAATCTTCAGAGCCACATCTTGCGGTACATAATTCGCCAGCTTCAATCTTTTTACAGAGGCCAAAGTCAGCCAACTcaattatatttttgtgGGTGAAGTCAATGGAATCTTTCAtattatatatttcattcagTGAGTACTTGAGAAGCACGTTTTCCAACTTTAAATCTCTATGAATAACAAAGTTCTCGTGCAAATATTGGACTGCTATTACAAGCTCTgcaaaaattctttgaatcaACCATAGTTCTAGGTTTCCATTGCAGCTAGCGGCTGCCATTAACAGATCTCCACCCGGGCAGTAAGACATGATCATATCGCAACGAGGGAGTTGcttatttttcaacattaaATTCCTCAACGGTTTCTTACTTTCGATAAGAATAGGATTATTAACACCATATAGTTTCACGATACAGGGGtgattcaaagatttcaaaattgccAATTCTCTGGTCAAAGAGCTTTCCAATCGTGACAGCAAATCTGTATACAGTATCTGCCCTCTCACATTTTCATCCAACAGTTCCTTAGGAAATTTAATTCTCTTCACACAAACTTGTTTAAATTTATAATCCACGGGTCTCAGAGAGTGGTAAAGATAAACGGTGCTGAAATTACCTGAaccaatttcttcaactctTCTCCATTTAAGCGGTGTAGTTAGATCATCAAGCAGATATCCTGTCAAAATATCATCGTCGCTTTCTGTGTCATTGAAGGAAGGAGCAGCGCGTTCTACGTCTGCTGTTGACGAGGTTTCGCTAACTGTCGGAAGCGAACTAATCCTCTTCTGCAGAGGATCCGCAAATGGTGGTAGTTCAGAGACAACCCTCAGCTGAGAgccattttcaaatctctGCAAAAGATTCACCTCACCCCTTCTTTTTGGTACATTTAGACTGTGACCTAGTGGTGATCTTTGTTGTGATGACGGGGGTGTATAAGTCATGGGAGTCGGCAGCATGTTTACGGAATCAAACTTTGGGATAACGAGCGCTAATGGAGTCCTATCGCCAAACGCTATTGCTTCATCAACCACCTGGGAGCGATTTATTGTATCATCATTCGcaaattcattttgctTTAGCTTTGGAGCTGGTGGGAACTCATCTTGTCGGTTTGTCATTTATAATTCTGCAATTGTTATTAGAACCAAGTTTTTCTCTCCCAATAAGTATATTTGGAAGAATGAAATTGGATGAATCACCAAGAGATTCTCTTGCTTCTTGATGCGCTTCTCTTctcattgttttcttggGCTTCCCAGTTTTTTTACATGTTTACTGCTATAAAAAATGCCGATTGGCACATGCGAGACAAGATAAGGCCAACCAtaaaaaagacaaaaatcGAAGCACACTTGAAGAATAGAAGGTCTTCACCGAAGAAGTCATTATTACGATCATTCCTTTTTTGCTTTCAATCTCTTATGTTGTTTAAGTTGATCTTGAATAGAATTTTCAGGCTTCGCAGAAAGCTTTCTCTTGCTAtttgttgatttcttcttttttgccTCGAATTTGGATAGTTGTTCTTTCCTTGCTTTTTCACCTTTGGCCTGTAAAGCagtattcttttcttgcaCTTCTTTATCGTCTTCATCTCTGGTTTCAATCCATTCCAACAATTTGATCTCTTCTCCATATCcctcatcttttttctgagGAGTTTCCAAAATTATTGGAAGATTCACTAGTTTGTCACAGTGAGAAATAAGCCTGAACACTTCTAACCCCAAAAAGCCTTCTCCGAGAAGCTCATGAAGGTCCCTGTTTGCGCCCAATGGAGCTTTGGAGTCATTGAGATGAATTGCACTTAAATATTTGAATCCAatgatttcatcaaaatcattCCAAAATTTATCGAAACTATCTTTCGTGCTAATATCGTATCCTGCTGCATAGGTATGGCAAGTGTCAATACAAACACCTACTCTgtccttttcttcaattaGATCTATAACATTTCGAATATCCTGCAATTCACTGCCAATTAAACTACCAGTGCCTGCCATGTTTTCCAGTACAATCTTGACAAATTTGGTTTCCTTTAGGGCcttattcaaatattttgccAATTGTTTAATTTGTTCATTATGATCCGCGTTCAGCGAGGATCCAGGATGTAAATTGTATAAACCAACTCCCAGTTGCTCACATCTGTGAAGATCATCTAGCAGGGAATCGTAAGCCTTCTCTGCCTTTTCTATATCGGGGTTTGCTAAATTAATGAAATATTGGCCATGCGGTAGAATGTCTGTCAATGGATCGTAACCATACTCTTTGCAGTGTaatttaaatttttcaatttcttccgTTGTATACTGTGGTGAAACCCATTTTCTTggagatttcaaaaacattgCAAAGGCATTGCATCCGATGTTGAACGCATTGAGGATACTCTTAGAGATTCCTCCGGCAGCAGAAATATGAGCACCAAACTTATACTTAGAGGTAGTAGATCGAACAAAAGTAGAcattatattttgtttctttaaacttgctttttctcttctctAGTGTTCCCTTCATTTCTCTCTTGAGCTCGGTCGGTGATCTATACATTTGCTAACTGCTACGCCCTGATACTTCATTttaaagatcaaaaaagaaaaaaaatacacaTGTATACAAGAAAATCTCAACAAGGTAATACAGAGTTCGACACCGGCGCAAATAAAAGTTTGGCCGAAATTCGTAACGTAAAGGAGAAACGACTAGTTACCTCTCTTGCCAACTTTGCCTTTAGTCTTAGCATTCTTTTTAGCTAATTTAGCCTTCGCGGCAGCAGCGTCTAGTTGTTCTTTTGTCTTTGGcaccatttgaaaaaagccATCCAACCGTCCTTGTGTCCCCGATTTTAGACCCTTGTGCAATCTTTTGATGCCAGCTTTTACTCTTTCTTCACTGAATCTCTTTTGTACGCATAAAAATTCGATTAATTCGTCCTCCTTTGGTTGAGTCCATTTGAGGTTAACGTCTTTACCGTCAATAACCTCTGGATCGGCAAAGAGTTCACGAACTTCTTTATATGGCCAATTTTCTGGAATTTTCCATTTAGCATTAGCCTCAccagattcaaaaaaatctgctATTTTTTCCAACGATCCATGTTCTTTGATTAGTTTTAATGCTGTCACCGGGCCAACGCCTTTTATGCTTTCGCAGTAATCACATCCTAGCATAATGCACAAATCTATGAACTGTTCTATTGTAAGGTCCAATCCTTTCAGTACGAGCTCAGTGTCTATTTCATGAATTGGTTCCTTTTTGGCTTCTGAGAATGTTA carries:
- the APN1 gene encoding DNA-(apurinic or apyrimidinic site) lyase APN1 (similar to Saccharomyces cerevisiae APN1 (YKL114C); ancestral locus Anc_2.458) — translated: MSTFVRSTTSKYKFGAHISAAGGISKSILNAFNIGCNAFAMFLKSPRKWVSPQYTTEEIEKFKLHCKEYGYDPLTDILPHGQYFINLANPDIEKAEKAYDSLLDDLHRCEQLGVGLYNLHPGSSLNADHNEQIKQLAKYLNKALKETKFVKIVLENMAGTGSLIGSELQDIRNVIDLIEEKDRVGVCIDTCHTYAAGYDISTKDSFDKFWNDFDEIIGFKYLSAIHLNDSKAPLGANRDLHELLGEGFLGLEVFRLISHCDKLVNLPIILETPQKKDEGYGEEIKLLEWIETRDEDDKEVQEKNTALQAKGEKARKEQLSKFEAKKKKSTNSKRKLSAKPENSIQDQLKQHKRLKAKKE
- the RAD27 gene encoding multifunctional nuclease RAD27 (similar to Saccharomyces cerevisiae RAD27 (YKL113C); ancestral locus Anc_2.459), giving the protein MGIKGLNAIISEHVPTAIRKSDIKAFFGRKVAIDASMSLYQFLIAVRQQDGGQLTTETGETTSHLMGMFYRTLRMIDNGIKPCYVFDGKPPTLKSHELDKRTSRRAETEKKLAEAIDQVEKMKQERRLVKVSKEHNEEAKHLLELMGIPYVNAPTEAEAQCAELAKKGVVYAAASEDMDTLCYRTPYLLRHLTFSEAKKEPIHEIDTELVLKGLDLTIEQFIDLCIMLGCDYCESIKGVGPVTALKLIKEHGSLEKIADFFESGEANAKWKIPENWPYKEVRELFADPEVIDGKDVNLKWTQPKEDELIEFLCVQKRFSEERVKAGIKRLHKGLKSGTQGRLDGFFQMVPKTKEQLDAAAAKAKLAKKNAKTKGKVGKRGN
- the MUB1 gene encoding MYND-type zinc finger protein MUB1 (similar to Saccharomyces cerevisiae MUB1 (YMR100W); ancestral locus Anc_2.454) → MRDSNHRSVLGNRPVVTITPTVYDRRALDVDSNIPLINSLNHLTYLTSNSEKVRETLASDGALERLVSILHGCYIPLFQLLGHDLKHVSKHKHAEMIWRQKNLAMCAWKWTLAFQCLVLTGTRGTEQIRKKVVSSGVVPLLATELDNYLIYHKNYDHFTGAQLDIDLPSLETEESYLKLRKDSSETYEEYIEYITGREPLRLSNDKDFVYEELSRPSMTLPSDFVDIWCSDSKCHHKNAGNSRDDAIHSCKHHNDSEETLADKEPNEDCYFQLDEEDDHQLSITIPRDFFLGRIVPKQDDVIWSLQLLAFISKYTYMKQQLQNVELIETLSFRAILGRVKERIKLTRNPIETLKLPLAKDTDMLDAYPIGTEKRPEIDPFLVELQKLVDECRDTQTKSDSNAMFGNQRSYGFRDTSNFTVTDKSRVLQEKHLVRDFEEKWNYDNLSIDLDDDTWTYINSKRHLNLFPLVERCTVSHENPHDMVYWSSVIMRNSCRKNEITGVRQCANFDCGKWEDYPRQFAKCRRCKRTKYCSRECQLKAWTYHRFWCHEGGSSVESSGGNTGETTPGTAQNSDTSTTATRTIHGNIPLADTLVSAANDHEPNATIIENTSVTISAEDSGAEANITTAATLERVAAPTEPLDIIQNRNVIDHSHHLSENR
- the PRR1 gene encoding serine/threonine protein kinase PRR1 (similar to Saccharomyces cerevisiae PRR1 (YKL116C); ancestral locus Anc_2.457), producing MTNRQDEFPPAPKLKQNEFANDDTINRSQVVDEAIAFGDRTPLALVIPKFDSVNMLPTPMTYTPPSSQQRSPLGHSLNVPKRRGEVNLLQRFENGSQLRVVSELPPFADPLQKRISSLPTVSETSSTADVERAAPSFNDTESDDDILTGYLLDDLTTPLKWRRVEEIGSGNFSTVYLYHSLRPVDYKFKQVCVKRIKFPKELLDENVRGQILYTDLLSRLESSLTRELAILKSLNHPCIVKLYGVNNPILIESKKPLRNLMLKNKQLPRCDMIMSYCPGGDLLMAAASCNGNLELWLIQRIFAELVIAVQYLHENFVIHRDLKLENVLLKYSLNEIYNMKDSIDFTHKNIIELADFGLCKKIEAGELCTARCGSEDYVSPEILMGVPYDGRLSDTWALGVILYGLLEDRLPFDAPPNSSSRQRNRATSHRIARYDWKWVRLASEDLKAKEIVENTLTRKSHRWDINKIFLSAFVKDTAISLIFQHRNVQQKKKEIE
- the SBA1 gene encoding Hsp90 cochaperone SBA1 (similar to Saccharomyces cerevisiae SBA1 (YKL117W); ancestral locus Anc_2.455); the protein is MSQPKVLTPEVLWAQRSSESIPEENYLLVTIAVPDCEEPEVKVSEKTLDFSAVSKGHVGDEQPHHYKLKINFYKDVDSSKTLKKIANGQHYFLKIFKKDLGIEYWPRLTEEKVKYSYIKTDFNKWVDEDEQNSVPEAAAAAGPDFNEMLMNGNPDMEMLKQQLAQGGGGMPDLSAAGLGEELGDYENEEEEEEEK
- a CDS encoding glucose-6-phosphate 1-epimerase (similar to Saccharomyces cerevisiae YMR099C; ancestral locus Anc_2.456), producing the protein MARHKKTENYNKHETRYFKERNLQGNQIKMSVQSNESEVILTHPDDSSCSTTILKYGATVISWKLKGDEQLWLSSGAKLDGSKPVRGGIPLVFPVFGKNASDELLSKLPQHGLARNSTWEFLGQTKSNPPTVQFALYPEIANQEMTALWPVDFSLILTVELGLEHLKTSIEVNNPSKTDSLKFNWLFHSYFRIEDVEGAFVSNLVGMKVYDQLLKETYVDKHPVITIHEEKDLIYQNVDDDRIIQIVNKGVALHTIKRINLPDAVVWNPWIEKSKSMGDFEPKSGYQHMICVEPGHVHDFITLEPGQSWKAAQLLDKTSIAFQRVEL